A window of Nitrospinaceae bacterium contains these coding sequences:
- a CDS encoding SDR family oxidoreductase, with protein MAKKTLEGKKAIITGGSSGIGASIAARYAQAGADVWIAGGSSQEGLDKSISACAAHGARAGGALYDLSNSKNAINVVREGAEFLGGLNILVNSAGTRNLSAFVDIEDDAIDLLFEVNAKAAFFASREAARIMVPQGSGHILMIGSDAGEHGTPNFALYGVTKAAMHALTKNLAIELGPSGLRVNCMAMGPTRSGRVKVMLESDPDFYESRINKVPIRDFGDPEQIAETALFLVSPSNNFMSGAIVMIDGGITAG; from the coding sequence ATGGCGAAAAAAACGCTTGAAGGGAAAAAAGCAATAATCACAGGGGGCTCGTCCGGCATTGGCGCCTCCATTGCGGCGCGCTACGCCCAGGCGGGCGCAGATGTCTGGATAGCAGGCGGTAGCAGCCAGGAGGGGCTCGATAAATCTATTTCGGCCTGTGCCGCACACGGCGCGCGGGCAGGTGGTGCGCTCTACGATCTCTCGAACTCGAAGAACGCGATCAATGTCGTCCGCGAGGGCGCAGAGTTCCTCGGTGGGCTCAACATTCTCGTCAACTCGGCCGGCACACGAAACTTGAGCGCCTTTGTTGATATCGAGGACGATGCCATCGACCTGCTATTTGAGGTGAACGCCAAGGCTGCCTTCTTCGCCTCAAGGGAGGCCGCCCGAATCATGGTTCCTCAGGGCAGCGGCCACATTTTGATGATTGGCTCGGACGCCGGCGAGCACGGCACACCCAACTTCGCCCTCTACGGGGTAACGAAGGCCGCCATGCACGCACTGACGAAAAACCTCGCCATTGAACTCGGGCCCTCGGGTCTGAGGGTCAACTGCATGGCGATGGGCCCCACGCGCAGCGGCCGGGTGAAGGTCATGCTTGAGAGCGACCCCGATTTCTACGAGAGCCGAATAAACAAGGTGCCTATCCGAGACTTCGGCGACCCCGAGCAAATCGCCGAAACCGCGCTTTTCCTCGTCTCGCCCTCGAATAATTTCATGAGCGGCGCCATCGTCATGATCGACGGCGGCATCACTGCCGGATAA